GGGGCCATGCCCAGCAGTCCGGCGATCAGCGCGAGGTGCGTGCCGTGCCCGCGCCCAGTCTTGGCGAACGAGGCGTGCAGGTCGATGACCGCGCCGCGCGGCGCCTCGCCCAGCAGGTGGTGCGCGACCAGTCCCAGGCGGCACGCGCCCGCCGTGTGGCTGCTGCTGGGGCCGATCATGACGGGGCCGATCATGTCCAGGAGGCTCATGCGGTCAGTGTACGCGCGGCGGCGTTCAGGGCGTGCAGGCTGGTCCCGGCGTGCCGCAGGGCGGCGCGGGCCAGCGGAAGGCGCACGTGGACGGGCGCGTGCGCGAACAGCCGCAGCATGGTGCGCGCCAGCGGGCCGGGCGGCGTGCGCGGGTCCAGGAAGGCGTGCCAGCGCGCGGGCGGCAGCGCGAAGAACGCCGCGAAGAACGCGGGCAGCGCGCGCGGCGGCAGGTTCAGCAGGGCCTGCACGCCCAGCAGATGCACGGCGCGGGCGGCGCGGCGCTCCGGGGGCCACAGGGCGTCCCAGCCGGCCCGCGTGGGGTCACGCCCGTCCCGCAGCGCCCCGGCAATGGCGTCGGCGAGGGTGGGGGCGTCCCGCAGCGCGCCCGCCACCTGAAAGCCGCTGATCGGGTGAACCATCCCGGCTGCCGCCCCGAAGGCCAGCACGCCGTCCGGGGCGGGGGGCGCGGTGTTCATCGGGAACGACACCCACTCCTCGCTGAGGACCTCGCGCGCAGGGGTGCCCTGGGCGTGCAGGCGGGCGTGCAGACGGGCCTCCAGGGTCTGGCGGGTGGGGGCGGGCCGGGCGATCAGGCTGGTTTCCTCCACGAAGTAACGGTCGCCGCCCAGGTGCATGGCGTACAGGAAGGTGGGGGTATCCCCCGGTCCGTGCGGGGCGCGGTAGTCCATCCAGACGGCCGCGCCGGGCGCGCTGGGCGGCCGGTCGAAGGTCGCCACGATCCCGAACGCGGTCTGGAGGGCCGCGCCGTCCGGGTGGCGGTCCGGTTGCCGCAGCAGCGCGGGCCGGTGCCCGCTGGCGTCGATGACCACGCGGGCCTCCCAGCGGGCGGGCTGGCCGTCCCGGGTGCCCTGCACGGTCCAGCCGCCGTCCGTGCGGGCGGCCCCATTCACCCTCTCAGCGCCGTCCACCCGCGCGGCCGTGAGGGTCAGCCCCGGCCCGGCCCGGCCCAGCAGCGCGGCGCGCAGGGCCGTGTTGTCCAGCAGGGTGTACGGGCGCAGCAGCGGCGTGGGCTGCGGCCCGGTGTGCACGCGCACGTCCGCCCAGGTGTGCGCCGCGCAGGCCTGCGCCCAGCCGGGCAGGTCGCCATGCCACGCGCCGTACGTGGCGGGGAACGGGGCGTGCGGGTGGGGGTCGGTCACGCGGACGCTCAGGCCGCGCGCGGTCAGTTCGGCGGCCAGGGCCAGTCCGGCGGGGCCAGCGCCGACGATCAGGGCGTCCGTGGGCGGCCCGGACAGGAGGGGGGCGTCGGCGGTCATCTGGGCCGCAGGCTAGCGCGGCCCGGCCCGGCCCGAGTGTGCGCCCGCACCCGCCCTGGCGGCGGGCGTCCATCAAGGCCTCCTAAGGGCCGAGTGTGCCCCGGCACGCAGCAGTCCGCGCGGGCGGGACTCTAGCCTGCGCGGATGAACGCTTCCCCCCACCCTCCCCGCGCCTCCCGCCGCCCCGCTGTCCGCCGCCTGATCCTCGGGGCGGGCGCGCTGGCCCTGGGCCTGTCCCTGGCCGCCTGCTCACGTGACGGCGCGCAGGGCTTCCTGAACAACGTGATCAGCACGGGTGGCCTGAGCGTTAAACGCGACGTGTCGTACGGCCCGGACGCCCGCAACGTCATGGACATCTACGCGCCGCAGAACGCGGCAGGCGCGCCGGTCGTGCTGTTCATCCACGGCGGCTCCTGGCAGGGCGGCGACAAGGACGGCCACAAGTTCGTCGGGGAATCCCTGGCGCGCGCCGGGTACGTGACGGGCGTCATGAGTTACCGCCTCGCGCCGCAGAACGTGTACCCGTCGTACGTGCAGGACGCCGCGCAGGCCCTGAAAGTGCTGCGCGCCGACGCCAGGACCTTCGGCGGCAACCCCGACAACCTGTTCGTGATGGGCCACTCGGCCGGGGGATTCAACGCCGTCGAGATGGTCGACAACGCCCGCTGGCTGACCGAGGTGAACGTGCCGGTCGGCAGCATCCGGGGCGTGATCGGCGTGGCCGGGCCGTACTCCTTCGACTTCCGGTCGTTCCAGTCGGCGGTCGCGTTCCCGAAGGATGCCACGCCCGCCGAGGTCATGCCGGACCGCCACGTGCGCGCCGACGCGCCCCCGCACCTGCTGCTGGTCGCGCAGAACGACGACACGGTCGAGGCGTACAACGGCGTGAACATGGAACGCGCCCTGCGCGCGGCGGGCGTGCCGGTGGAACTGAAGGTGCTGCCGCGCGTGGGGCACATCACGATCATCGCGGCCATGGCCCGGCCGCTGACGTTCCTGGGCGACACGCGCGCGCAGGTCATCCGCTTCATCGAGGACCACCGCCTGAAGTGATCCGCCAGCAGTCCGGCGGGACGGGCGGGACGGTAGATTGGGCGCATGGTCCGCCCTGCCCTGCTCCTCGTTGCCCTGGCGTGCGCGCCGCTGCTGGGCGGCTGCCGTTACACGTTCGTGCCACTGATTCCCGCTCAGGTGAACGTGGACCTGCCGGTACGCCTCACGAACGCCACGCTGGAACGGCGTGGCGAGACCCTGAACCTCTCGGCGCAGGTGGACGGCCGTTTCGAGCCGGGCTTCCTGACTGTCCGCTGGTTCGACGGTGGGCGACTGCTGGGCAGCGACAGCGTGTACCTGGACGGCGCGCAGCGCGCCGCGACCTTCAGGTGGGCGGCCGCGCAGCCCGGCACGTACCGCGCGGTCCTGTCGTTCGGTGGGACGGTGCTGAGGCAGGTCGAACTGTACGAGGTCGCGCCGTGAGTGCCGCCAGCACGGGCACCTGGGACGGCGTGATCGAGTGGACCGCCGGTACCCGCGAGCGCTTCATCTGGCGCGGCGGGCAGCTCGAACCGCTCAGGACCGAGGCGTGGAAGGCACCCGTCAATTACGGCTGCGTGCCCGGCACCCTGAATCCCGCCGACGACGCCGAGGTGGACGCCGTGTGGCTGGGCGGCCCGCTGCCGGTCGGGACGCGCCTCAGGCTGGCCCCGGCGGGTCTGCTGCACCTGCTCGACGGGGATCACAAGGTGATCTTCGACGCGCGCCCGGCCGCGCCCGGCACGCCGCTGGACCCGGCGGCGGTGCAGGCGCTGCTGGACTGGTTCCCGCCGGACCGGGGCGCCCGGCTGCTGCCCGCCAGCGAGGCCGCCGCGTGGCTGGCCGACCGCCGCACACTCCCTGAAGAAGGGGCAACTGGAGAAGGCTCCGACCCGCGCTGAGCCGGGGCGAGGTCAGGGCTGCGCGAGCGGCTGGGCAGGCTGCGCGGACGGCAGGGCGGGTTCCCAGGCCTGCACGACCCGGGTCAGGCGGGCGTTCACCCAGGCCAGCGCGTCGCTGTGGGGCGTCGTGACGGCGCTGTGGTCCTCGCGGGACGACACGAACAGTTGCAGGCCCTGGCGGGTGCCGTCCAGGCGGGTGTTGCCGCTCAGGTCGAACAGGTAGTTCACGGGCAGACCGCCGGTGCCGCTGCGGGCCGGGTAGCGTTTGCTCTGCACTTCGAGGTTCACGGTCACGTTGGGCCACACGACGTCCTTGATGTTGCGGCGCGCGCCGTTCACCTGAATCTGGTCGCAGGCTTCGAGCAGGCTGGGCGTCTGGTCCCGGCCGCGCAGCAGCGTCCAGAAATCGCTGCGCCAGCCGACGCAGATGGCGTCCAGGTCGACCTGCACGTCGAAGGTCACGTCCGGGTTCACGCGGGTCAGGTGGTGCAGCCACACGGCGCCCTGCGAGTGCCCCAGCAGCACCAGCCGGGGCGGTCGGGGGCCGCGCAGCCAGGGTTTGATGGCGTTCAGGTCGGCCTGTACCGCGGCGTACCCGCGCTGGTCGGCGCTGATGAACGGTGACCGGAACTGCGCGGCCGGGTGGCTGGCGTACCCGCTGACCTGCACGTTCAGGCCGCGCGCGGCGAACACGTCGGCCAGGGCGTCCAGCGTGCCGCGCGCGGACAGGTAGTCCACGTTGTCGCGCGGGGCGAGGCAGGGGGGGCTGCACCGGCCGGACACGGCCAGGATGACCACGTCGGGCGGCGGACCTGCCGGGTTCAGGAGCGGCGTGCGCGCGGCCTGCGGCGTGAACCGTGGGGCGCACGCCGTGAGAATCAGCAGCAGAAGCAGGGGCAGGGCGCGCATTCGCCTCTCAGTGTAGGAGCCGGGCGGGCCGGGCAGGTAAGCGCACGGTCAGCGCGGCCTGAAGGCCCTGGCGGGAGGCGGCTGGTCAGGGCATGTCGCCGGTCGTCAGGGCTGGTCGTCAGCACGGGTCGTCAGCACCGGTTGTCAGCACCGATTGTCAGGGCTGCTCGTCCGGCGGGCCGCTGGGGCGGTACAGCTTGGCGGGGCGGCCCGCCTGCCCGTACTGGTGGTCCAGGCGGGCGGCGCCGCTGCGCACGAGGTACTCCAGGTACCGCCACGCAGTCACGCGGCTGAGGCTGACCTGCTCGCCGATGTCCTCGGCACTGACGGGGTGCGGGGCGCCGTGCAGGGCCTGCGCCACGCGCTCCAGGGTGTTCGGGTCGATGCCGCGCGGCAGGCTGGGCAGGGTCGGGCCGAGGCCCAGCAGGCGGTCCAGGCGGCCCTGGTCCAGGCGACCGGCGTCGGCAGGGTGCGGGGCGTGATGGCGGGCGCGGTGGCGGGCGAGCAGGTCGTTCAGGCGCGCGCCGGTGAACGGTTTGATCAGGTAGTCGAACGCGCCGTGCGCGAGGGCCAGTCGCACGCTGGCCTCGTCGTCGGCGGCGGTGATCAGGGCCACGTCGGTGGTCAGGCCCTGGGTGCGCCAGTGGCGCAGCAGGCCCAGGCCGCTGCCGTCGGGCAGGTGCACGTCCAGCAGGATCAGGTCGGGGCTCAGGGCGCGGGCCAGGGCGTCGGCCTGGGCGCAGGTGGCGGCGCTGCCGACCACGTGCACGTCCGGGTCGCGTTCCAGCAGTTCGCGGTTCACGCGGGCGACGCGCAGGTCGTCCTCGACCAGCAGGACTCGGGTGGGGGCGGGCGCGGCGGCTGGGTTCATGGGGTCTCTCCGGCGGGGTGTGGGGTGGGGGCGCGCGGCGCTGGGCGCAGGGGTGCGGGCAGCGGCAGGCTCAGCAGGAACACGGTCCGTCCGTCCCGGCGGGTGTGGCGCAGTTCGCCGCCCAGGGCGTGCAGGCGCACGGTCACGCCGTGCAGGCCGTAGCCGCGGCCCTCGCCCTTGCTGCTCACGCCGCGCCCGTACAGCCGCGCGTCCAGGTGGGGGGGCACGCCGGGGCCGCTGTCCTCGACCTCGATCTGCATGCCTTCCGGGTCCTCGCCGATCAGGACCGTGACCTGTCCGGGCTGGCCGCCCAGCGCCTCGAAGGCGTTCTGGGTGAGGTTTCCGACGGCGCTGACCAGCGTGTCCGCGTGCCGTTCCCACTGCGGTCCCAGGCTGCTGCCCTCGGCCACCTGGAAGTCGATGCCGAGTTCCTGCGCCCGCTCGCGTTTCCCGGCCAGCAGCGCGACCAGTCGGGGCACCTGCACGTCGCGCAGCAGTTGCCGGAACTGGGAGTCGGCGTGAATTTCGGCGTTCAGGACGCGCAGGGCTTCCTCGCCCCGCCCGAGTTGCAGCAGGCCCGACAGGACGTGCAGGCGGTTCTGGTACTCGTGCGTCTGGGCGCGCAGGACGTCCACGAACCCGCGTGCGTGCGTGAGTTCCTCGGCCAGCGCCAGCGCCTCGGCCCGGTCCCGGAAGCCCGCCACGAACCCGCCGCTGTCCAGCGGTTCGAGGTTCACCAGGACCGGCTGGCCGCGCAGGGTCAGTTCGAGGTTCTGGTGGCGGCCCGGCGCGCCGGGGTCGGTCAGGCGGGCCAGTTCCGGCCACAGTTGCGCCAGCGGGGCGTGGTCGGCGCGGCCCAGCATGCTCGCGGCGCGGTCGCTGCTGAGCGTGACCTGCCCGGCGGCGTTCACGGCCAGCACGCCCTCGCGCAGCGCGGCCAGCACGGCCCGCTGCTCGCTGACCAGCGCGGCGATCTGTTCGGGTTCCAGGTTCAGGATCTCGGCCCGCAGGCGCCGCGCGGCCCACACGGCCCCCAGGGTGCCCAGCGCCAGCGCCAGCACGAACCACGGCAGCAGGCTGACGAGCGCGCCCAGCACCAGGTGCCACACCTGCGGCATCAGGTACCCGGTGCTGACCACGCCCACGACCTGCCCGCCGCGCACGCCGCCCGCCCAGATGGGCACCTTGCCGCGCACGCTCAGGCCCAGGCTGCCGCGCGCCACGCTCACGACCTCCTGCCCGGCCAGCGGCAGGGCGTTGTCGCCGCCTTCCATGGGGCGGCCCAGCCGTTCGGGCAGCGGGTGCGCCAGCCGCACGCCACGCCGGTCCCCGACCACGATGAAGTCGGCTTCGGCCTCGGCGCGCAGGGCGTTCACGCGGGCGTTCAGGGTGGCGTCCGGGACGGCGCGGGTCGCTCCGGCGATCACGTCCGGCAGGCGCGACACGATGCGGCTGGCGGTCAGGGCGCGTTCGCCCAGGCGTTCGCGGGCCTCGCCGTACAGTTGCGCGGTCTGCACGGCGACCAGCAGCAGCGTCATGGCGCACAGCACCAGCAGGTGCAGCCGCACGAGGCGGCCCTGCAGGTCAGGGCGTCGGGAGAACACGGGCATGGGTACCGGCCCTGATTCTAGGGGGCGGGCCGGGGCGGGGCCGGTTGTGTTCATTCTGTTCACGCGCGTGCGTTCCGTTCGCGAAGAATACCGTGCTGCACGCAACAAACGCCTTGCAGTGAAGGGCGCATGAGGGTAGGGTGACCGGGTACTCACAACCCAGACCGGCTGCCCGACCGAGCGGCAGCCCACCCCCCGGAGGTTCACCATGAACGTGAAAACTGCTGCCCTTGCCCTGTCCGCCCTGCTGGGCGCCGCCACTCCCGCCGCCGCGCAGAACCTGAACCTGCGCGTCATGGCGCCCGCCAGCCCCGGCGGCGGCTGGGACCAGACCAGCCGCGCCATTCAGACCGTCATGCAGGACGAGGGCATCGCCAAGCCCGTGCAGGTGTTCAACGTGCCCGGCGCGGGCGGCACCATCGGGCTGGCGCAGCTGTACAACAGCAAGGGCGACGGCAACCTGCTGATGACCATGGGCCTCGTGATGGTCGGCGCCATCCAGACGAACTCCTCGAAGGTGGACCTGAGCCGCGTGACGCCCATCGCCCGCCTGACCGGCGAGTACGAGGTCATCGTGGTGCCCGCCAGCAGCCCCTACAAGACGCTGGGCGACCTTGCAGCCGCCTGGAAGGCGAACAACGCCCTGGCCTTCGCCGGGGGCAGCGCCGGGGGCACCGATCACATGCTGGTCGGCCTGTTCGCCAAGGCGGCGGGCGTGGACACGAAGAAGATGAACTACGTGCCGTTCAGCGGCGGCGGCGAGACCCTGGCGGCCGTGCTGGGCAACCAGGTCGCGGCGGGCGTCGCCGGTTACGGCGAGTTCGAGGCGCAGATCAAGGCCGGGAAACTGCGCGCCCTGGGCATCAGCGCGCCCAAGGCGCAGGCCGGGATTCCGGTGCCCACCATGAAATCGCAGGGCTTCAACGTGGACCTCGCCAACTGGCGCGGCATCGTCGCCCCTCCCGGCATCAGCGGCAGCCAGAAGGCCACTCTGGTCAGCGCCATGGACAAACTGCACACCAGCAAGGCCTGGAAGGACACCCTCAAGACCCGTAACTGGACGGACCTGTACATGAGCGGCAGCCGATTCGACGTGTTCCTGAAACTCGAAGCGGTCCGCACCCGCGAGATCCTGAAAGACATCGGCCTTGTCAAATAACGCCAAGTAACACCGACTTTTTCAGCGGTCCGGGCGGCGGCGAGTTTCCTTCGCCCCGCCCGGCTTGCTGTGCCTGCTTCCTTTATCCATGGTCTCCACACGAGGTTCGATTCATGTCTGATTCCACCGTCCCCCCCATCCCACCTGCTCCTGCGGCCCCTTCCGCGCGGCCCGGCCTGAGCGTCCCGGACCTGCTGGTCGCGCTGGGCGTCGTCCTGCTGGGCGCGCTGCTGCTGGCCGGCACGCTGCGGATTCCGTTCGGGATCAACGCGGTGGTCGGCCCGCGCGTGTTCCCGCTGATCGTGTCGGTCGGAACGCTCGTGCTGGGCGTCCTGCTGACCGTGAACGTCCTGCGTGGCGGCCGGGCCGAACCGGCCGCCGAGGAGGACACCGACCCGGACGCCCAGCCGGACCTGCGCCAGCCGGGCATCATCCTGGGTGGGTTCCTGCTGGGCGCGGCGCTGCTGCAACCGCTGGGGTTCGTGCTCGGCACGGCCATCATGTACTTCAGTGTGGGCTTCGCGTTCGGTGAGCGGCGCCTGCCCCTGCTGGGCGGCGTGGCGCTGGCCGTGGCGCTCGTCACGTACGTGGTGTTCACGCGCGGCCTGGGCCTGACCCTGCCGCCCGGCGTTCTGAACGGGGTGCTGTGATGGACGCCGTCACCTCCCTGCTGGCGGGCTTCGAGACGGCCCTGACGCCCCTGAACCTGCTGTGGGCGCTGATCGGCGTGACGCTGGGCACCCTGGTGGGCGTGCTGCCCGGCATCGGCCCGGCCCTGACGGTCGCGCTGCTGCTGCCCGTCACGGCGCAACTGCCGCCCGTGAGTGCGTTCATCATGTTCGCCGGGATCTACTACGGCGGCATGTTCGGCGGCAGCACCACCAGCATCCTGCTGAACACGCCCGGCGAGAGCAGTTCGATCATCACGGCGCTCGAAGGCAACAAGATGGCCCGCAAGGGGCGTGCGGCCGCCGCTCTGGCCACGGCCGCCATCGGGTCGTTCGTGGCCGGCACCATCGGCACGATCCTGCTGACCTTCGCCGCGCCCGCCATTGCCAACGTGGCTGTCATGATTCCGCCCAGCGCCAAGTTCGCGCTGATCATGCTGGCGTTCGTGACCATCAGCGCCACCTTCGGCGCGTCCCCGCTGCGCGGCCTGATCAGCCTGTTCTTCGGCCTGACCATCGGGCTGGTCGGCACGGACCTGCAGAGCGGGCAGGCGCGCTTCACGCTGGGCCGCCCGGAACTGCTCGACGGCATCGAGTTCGTCACGGTCGTGATCGGCCTGTTCGCCGTGGGTGAAACGCTGTTCGTCGCCAGCCGCCTGCGCAAGGACAAGGCCAGTGTGATCAAGCTGGACGGCAACGCCAGCATGACCCGTGAAGACTGGCGGCGCTCCTGGAAACCCTGGCTGCGCGGCACGGCGCTGGGCTTCCCGTTCGGCGCGATTCCCGCCGGCGGCGCCGAGATTCCCACGTTCCTGTCGTACACCCTGGAACGCCGCCTGAGCAAACACCCGGAAGAGTTCGGCAAGGGCGCCATCGAGGGCGTCGCCGGGCCGGAAGCCGCGAACAACGCCAGTGCGGCGGGCGTGCTCGTGCCGCTGCTGACGCTGGGCCTGCCCACCAGCGCCACCGCCGCCATCCTGCTGGCCGCGTTCCAGCAGTACGGCCTGCAACCGGGGCCGCTGCTGTTCGTCACGAACGGCGACCTCGTGTGGGGATTGATCGCCAGCCTGTACATCGGGAACGTCATGCTGCTCGCCCTGAACCTGCCGCTGGCCCCCGTCTGGGCACGGCTGCTGCTGATTCCCCGCCCGTTCCTGTACGCCGGGATTCTGGTCTTTTCCACGGTCGGCGTGTACTCCCTGAACAACTCGGTGTTCGACCTGATCCTGCTCGCCATCTTCGGCGTGATCGGGTACGGCATGCGCCGCTTCGACTTCCCGGTCACGCCCGCCATCATCGGCGTGATCCTGGGGCCGGTCGCCGAGAGTCAGTTCCGCACGGCGTTGCAGCAGAGTAACGGCAACCCCGCCATCTTCCTGCAGAGCCCGCTGACGGTGTTCATCCTGCTGACCGTCCTGGCTGCCCTGATCGTCCCGGCTGTCCTGAAGGCCCGCGCGGCCCGCCGGGTCTGATCAAGTCAGAAAGCGCCCCCGACCGTGATGGCCGGGGGCGCTTTCTGCTGCTTTGTGGGGGTTACTTCGCGGCGGTGTAGCGGCGCGCGACTTCGTCCCAGTTCACGACGTTCCAGAAGGCCTTCAGGTAGTCCGGGCGCTTGTTCTGGTAGTTCAGGTAGTAGGCGTGTTCCCACACGTCCACGCCCAGGATGGGGGTGCCGCTGACGCCGGCGACGGCCTCGCCCATCAGGGGGCTGTCCTGGTTGGCGGTGCTCACGACGGCCAGCGCGCCGTCCTTGACGACCAGCCACGCCCAGCCGCTGCCGAAGCGGGTCTTGGCGGCGTCCTCGAACTTCTCCTTGAAGGCGTCGAAGGAACCGAAGGCGGCGTTGATGGCGTCTGCCAGTTCACCGGCCGGTTGCCCGCTGCCCTGGGGGCCCATGACGGTCCAGAACAGGCTGTGGTTGGCGTGGCCGCCGGCGTTGTTGCGCAGCGCGCCTTTCTTGTCGGCGGGCACCTGATCGAGTTTGGTGATCAGTTCCTCGACACTCAGGCTGGCGAACTCGGTGCCTTCGAGGGCCTTGTTCGCGTTGTCCACGTACGCCTGGTGGTGCTTGGTGTGGTGGATTTCCATGGTGCGCGCGTCGATGTGGGGTTCGAGGGCGTCGTAGGCGTAGGGCAGCTGGGGAAGTTCGTAGGCCATGATGAGCTCCTTTACAGGCCGGGTGGGCGGTCCCGCACGGTGCGGGCCGTTCCCGGCGACCGCTGTGTATCTTACGCGCCGCCGCGCCGCCGCGTGGAGGCCTGGCGGGTTAAGGCGGAGTTCATGTTGCCCGGGGCGGGCGGTCCGGCGCGGCCCACCTGCGTCCAGGCGCGTGCCGGGATCAGGCAAATGCTCTAGCATGCGGGGCAATGCGTTCTCCTCTGCCCCGCGCCGTCCTCAACCGCCTGGAAACCGGGCGGCTGGTGGTGCTCAGCGTGCTGCTGGGCGCGCTGGTCGGGGGTCTGAGCATCATCCTGCGCCTGACCCTGGACGCCGCCGTGCGGCTGGGCACGCTGATCACGGATTACGCGCCGCCCGGCACGACCGGCGAGGGCGGCCTGATGATGGCGTTCGGCACGGCCGCCCCGTGGGGGCTGCTGGCGTTGCCGCTGCTGGGCGCGCTGTACGCGTGGCTGGTCCCGGCCCGCACGGGCGACCCGCTGACGCAACTGGTGCGCGGCTACCACGCGCGCGGGCAGTGGCCGGGGCCGCTGGTGCAGGTGCGGACGCTCGCGGCGACCCTGCTGGCGTACGGGTCGGGCCTGCTGGTCGGGCGGGACTCGGCGTTCACCATGACCGGGCAGCTGGGTGCACGCCTGATGCAGCGCGTCACCCGCCTGGACGCCGTCGAGGCCCGCACCCTGACCCTGGCGGGCGCGGCGGCGGCGCTGGGCGCGGTGCTGCACGCGCCACTGGCCGCGGCGGTCCTGATTGCCGAGGTGCTGTACCGCCGCTTCGAGTTCGAGTTCGAGGTGGTCATGCCGTGCGTGCTGGCGGCCGTGGCCGGAACGGCCGTGTACGGACTGGCGTTCGGGTTCGCGCCGCTGCTGGCCTTCCCGGACGTGCAGGTTCCGGCCAGCGCGCAGTTCCCGGCGTTCCTGCTGGTGGCGCTGGCAGCCACGCTGCTGGGCTGGCTGTCGCTGCTGGCCTGCCGGGTGGTGCCGGAGGCGTGGTCCGAGGGGCGGTTCCGGCCGCTGCTGGGCCTGATCTTCGGGGGCGTGACGGCCGCCGCCGCCGTGTTCAGCACCCCGGCGGTGCTGGGTGACGGGAGCGGCTGGGTGCAGCTGGGCGCCGCCGGGTTCATGGGCGCCGAGGGTCTGGGGCAGAGTGCGTGGCGCTGGTTGCTGCTGGCGCTCGGCACGCAGATCGCGCTGGGCGGCGGGGTGCTGCCGTCCGTGGGGGTGGGCGGCCTGCTGGGCGCGGGCCTGAGCAGCCTGCTGGGCGTGGATACCGCGACCGGCAGCATGGTGGGGGCCGTGGCGTTCCTGACCGTCACGCTGAACGTCCCGCTGGCCGCCGCGCTGCTGGCCGTCGCGTGGGGGGGCGAGACGCTGCTGCCCATGGCGCTGGTCGCCAGTGGCGTGGCGCACGTCCTGAGCGGTACCAGCGGCATCCTGCCGTCGCAACTCCAGGCGCGCCGGGACAGCGCCGTGCACGCCGGTCCCGCGTGGCTGCCGGACACCGTGCGCTTCATTCCGCG
Above is a window of Deinococcus seoulensis DNA encoding:
- a CDS encoding chloride channel protein encodes the protein MRSPLPRAVLNRLETGRLVVLSVLLGALVGGLSIILRLTLDAAVRLGTLITDYAPPGTTGEGGLMMAFGTAAPWGLLALPLLGALYAWLVPARTGDPLTQLVRGYHARGQWPGPLVQVRTLAATLLAYGSGLLVGRDSAFTMTGQLGARLMQRVTRLDAVEARTLTLAGAAAALGAVLHAPLAAAVLIAEVLYRRFEFEFEVVMPCVLAAVAGTAVYGLAFGFAPLLAFPDVQVPASAQFPAFLLVALAATLLGWLSLLACRVVPEAWSEGRFRPLLGLIFGGVTAAAAVFSTPAVLGDGSGWVQLGAAGFMGAEGLGQSAWRWLLLALGTQIALGGGVLPSVGVGGLLGAGLSSLLGVDTATGSMVGAVAFLTVTLNVPLAAALLAVAWGGETLLPMALVASGVAHVLSGTSGILPSQLQARRDSAVHAGPAWLPDTVRFIPRRPTPGLPGVPFDAPQDTTQAQAGQAQPGQEQGDLPLDGDLLPAPTAERELYRRAVPPGWRGARLNILSLPPGVEVVGIIRDGSVRLPRPELRLTAQDELVFLARPEAYSALEGILRLPGS